The following proteins are co-located in the Phytoactinopolyspora mesophila genome:
- a CDS encoding ABC transporter substrate-binding protein, with protein MARTICWIAATTALAAGLAGCGLGGGDDQAEPVEVTGEIEGVVTLQTWALKPNFTDYVEEVIEGFEAEYPDVDVRWLDQPGEGYSEKVLSQAASGDLPDVVNLPPDFALPLAEQGMLIDVDSVDEALREEYVDGGVAAYEFAGMDGVFGYPWYLNTDVNYWNAELLEEYGLDGDSPPTSFEELVDQARIMAEESGGSAHLMSRKLELGDFVNAGIPVLSEDGSEFVFNTPEAAALLDEYRDAFDEGLLPRDVLTDAYLGNSQLFVEEKVAWSTGGGNFINGIRESNPSLAEKVVPSPAFGTPPLYVQGLGVARDSDNLAAAVELARWVTNAENQAEFARIVPGIFPSTTASAEDPFFTDSTGTNDDDAKVIAFESLAEAQVLQPYEVDDAMSDIINQQISLAISGEVTSQEALDTAVERCNNLLGTS; from the coding sequence ATGGCACGGACGATCTGCTGGATAGCCGCCACAACAGCGCTTGCTGCCGGGTTGGCAGGATGTGGCCTAGGTGGCGGAGACGACCAAGCTGAACCGGTTGAGGTAACCGGTGAAATCGAAGGTGTTGTCACCCTGCAGACATGGGCGCTGAAACCGAACTTCACCGACTACGTCGAAGAAGTGATCGAAGGGTTCGAGGCAGAGTATCCCGATGTCGACGTGAGGTGGCTCGACCAGCCGGGTGAAGGCTATTCGGAGAAAGTGCTGAGCCAGGCGGCGAGCGGAGACCTGCCTGACGTGGTCAACCTACCGCCGGACTTCGCCCTTCCGCTGGCGGAGCAGGGCATGCTTATTGATGTCGACTCGGTGGATGAGGCATTACGCGAGGAATATGTTGACGGGGGCGTCGCGGCGTACGAATTCGCCGGGATGGACGGCGTCTTCGGTTATCCGTGGTATCTGAACACGGACGTCAACTACTGGAACGCCGAACTGCTGGAGGAATACGGCCTGGACGGCGACTCTCCGCCGACATCCTTCGAGGAACTGGTCGACCAGGCCAGGATCATGGCCGAGGAGTCCGGCGGCAGCGCGCATCTGATGAGCCGCAAGCTGGAACTGGGTGATTTCGTCAACGCCGGGATCCCTGTGTTGTCCGAGGACGGCAGCGAGTTCGTTTTCAACACCCCCGAGGCCGCGGCGCTCCTGGACGAGTACCGGGACGCCTTCGATGAGGGACTTCTGCCGCGTGACGTGTTGACCGATGCCTACCTCGGCAACAGCCAGCTCTTTGTGGAGGAAAAGGTGGCCTGGAGCACCGGAGGTGGCAACTTCATCAACGGTATACGCGAGAGTAACCCCTCACTGGCGGAGAAGGTGGTGCCTTCTCCCGCGTTCGGCACGCCGCCGCTGTACGTGCAAGGCCTCGGGGTGGCCCGCGACAGCGACAATCTTGCCGCCGCGGTCGAGTTGGCGCGATGGGTCACCAACGCTGAGAACCAAGCCGAGTTCGCCAGGATCGTGCCGGGCATCTTCCCGAGTACCACAGCGTCAGCTGAAGATCCGTTCTTCACCGACAGCACCGGTACGAACGACGACGACGCCAAGGTGATCGCCTTCGAGTCGCTCGCCGAAGCGCAGGTGCTGCAGCCTTATGAGGTCGACGACGCGATGTCGGACATCATCAATCAGCAGATATCCCTTGCGATCAGTGGCGAGGTGACCTCACAGGAAGCGCTCGATACGGCCGTTGAGCGATGCAACAACCTCCTCGGCACGTCCTGA
- a CDS encoding endo-beta-N-acetylglucosaminidase: MSQNRRRISRRSLLLSTTAAGAAALVGAPAQVIAATPLQRRQRQSGDLATEPQAFYWFPETPPEGAPDPGIVWQGLLDWDPAAEPDVPFNTATVPVADRFTPVPANSSARAGQGAVQSLVAFAGTAGNPSQGSATASYYAFTHWAYIEELVFWGGSWWEGIILAPNAPVVDAAHRAGVAVLGNVFLPPVVYGGDLKWHDELVQQDDDGRFPVADKLIEVAGVLGFDGWFINSETEGGDGELADATRAFLAYLQQHSNLRITWYDSMITTGEIQWQNELNERNDVFLQDGDARVSDSMFLNFWWNENMLAGSAEHARELGRSPYELYSGIDTEARGYTTPVDWEALFPVDGDHTTSLGIYRPEWTWRSLPGDHQPAEFHERDDRYWVGPTGDPASAQPGSDWPGLAAFVADRPVAVGFPFASAFGTGHGTGYWVDGEKVSDQAWNHLGVQDIQPARRWVVRGADASPRFDFDVAYQGGESVAFDAHPEPSVVELFRFGSFVEPGAVVELVHQGDADLEIGVATEVPRAPGAEPSYRFRPVERVRQATGWTISRAGLDDVAGEKLHVLALRFSARQAGTWHLGQLSVLGRRPPRPPSRVRGLRVQHTWVGDDEARHVRLLWDRAGDTHHYEVYVRHGRTRRFLGATGSGAYYVPDLPAGSDADAPSTAGSDASGPGAAGSGAAGSGAAGSGAAGSGAAGSGAAGSGAAGSGAAVIEVVAVSQLFARSAPAVVPLR, from the coding sequence ATGAGCCAGAATCGCAGGAGAATCTCTCGCCGAAGCTTGCTTCTGTCCACCACGGCGGCCGGTGCGGCCGCATTGGTCGGGGCACCAGCGCAGGTGATCGCCGCGACACCGCTCCAGCGCCGGCAGCGCCAGAGCGGCGACCTCGCCACCGAGCCGCAGGCCTTCTACTGGTTCCCGGAGACGCCTCCCGAAGGGGCGCCGGATCCAGGAATCGTCTGGCAGGGTCTGCTGGACTGGGACCCGGCGGCCGAACCCGACGTGCCGTTCAACACCGCGACCGTGCCTGTTGCGGATCGGTTCACGCCGGTGCCGGCCAACTCGAGCGCTCGCGCCGGGCAGGGTGCAGTGCAATCACTGGTGGCCTTCGCGGGTACGGCGGGTAATCCTTCCCAGGGCAGCGCGACGGCGTCGTACTACGCCTTTACCCACTGGGCGTACATCGAGGAGTTGGTGTTCTGGGGCGGTTCTTGGTGGGAGGGCATCATCCTCGCGCCGAACGCACCGGTGGTGGACGCGGCACATCGTGCCGGGGTCGCGGTACTCGGTAACGTGTTCCTGCCGCCTGTCGTATACGGCGGGGACCTGAAATGGCATGACGAACTCGTTCAACAGGACGACGACGGCCGGTTCCCGGTAGCCGACAAACTCATCGAGGTCGCCGGCGTCCTCGGTTTCGACGGATGGTTCATCAACTCCGAGACCGAAGGCGGCGACGGCGAGCTCGCTGATGCGACCCGCGCCTTCCTCGCCTACCTCCAGCAGCACAGCAACCTGCGGATTACTTGGTACGACTCGATGATCACCACCGGAGAGATCCAGTGGCAGAACGAACTCAACGAGCGCAACGATGTGTTTCTGCAGGACGGGGACGCGCGCGTCAGCGATTCTATGTTCTTGAACTTCTGGTGGAACGAGAACATGCTCGCTGGCTCGGCCGAGCATGCCCGGGAGCTGGGGCGGTCCCCGTACGAGCTGTATTCCGGTATCGACACCGAGGCGCGCGGCTACACCACGCCGGTGGACTGGGAAGCACTGTTCCCGGTGGATGGTGACCACACCACGTCGCTCGGCATCTACCGTCCGGAATGGACATGGCGCTCGCTTCCTGGCGATCATCAGCCGGCCGAGTTCCACGAGCGCGACGATCGGTACTGGGTCGGCCCGACCGGTGATCCGGCGTCGGCGCAGCCGGGCTCGGACTGGCCGGGACTCGCGGCGTTCGTCGCCGACCGGCCGGTCGCGGTCGGCTTCCCGTTCGCCTCCGCCTTCGGGACCGGCCACGGCACCGGGTACTGGGTCGACGGTGAGAAGGTGAGCGACCAGGCGTGGAACCATCTTGGCGTCCAGGACATCCAGCCGGCCCGGCGCTGGGTGGTGCGTGGAGCCGACGCGTCGCCGCGATTCGACTTTGATGTCGCCTATCAGGGCGGGGAATCCGTGGCGTTCGATGCCCACCCGGAGCCGTCGGTGGTGGAGCTCTTCCGGTTCGGCTCCTTCGTCGAACCGGGCGCCGTGGTGGAGCTGGTCCACCAGGGGGACGCCGATCTGGAGATCGGCGTGGCCACCGAGGTTCCACGTGCGCCCGGGGCCGAACCGTCGTACCGATTCCGGCCGGTCGAGCGGGTGCGTCAGGCCACGGGATGGACGATCTCCCGGGCCGGCCTCGACGACGTCGCCGGGGAGAAGCTGCACGTGCTCGCGCTCCGGTTCTCCGCGCGGCAGGCCGGCACCTGGCATCTCGGCCAGCTGAGCGTGCTCGGCCGCCGTCCGCCCCGGCCTCCGTCCCGGGTCAGGGGATTGCGGGTCCAGCACACCTGGGTGGGCGACGACGAGGCACGGCACGTCCGGCTCTTGTGGGACCGGGCCGGCGACACCCACCACTACGAGGTCTACGTCCGCCACGGCAGGACCCGACGTTTCCTCGGAGCGACCGGTTCCGGCGCGTACTACGTGCCCGATCTGCCGGCCGGCTCGGACGCCGACGCCCCAAGCACCGCGGGTTCCGATGCTTCGGGGCCGGGTGCTGCGGGTTCGGGTGCTGCGGGTTCGGGTGCTGCGGGTTCGGGTGCTGCGGGTTCGGGTGCTGCGGGTTCGGGTGCTGCGGGTTCAGGTGCTGCGGGTTCAGGTGCTGCGGTGATCGAAGTGGTCGCCGTATCGCAGCTCTTCGCCCGCTCGGCTCCCGCCGTCGTCCCCCTCCGGTGA
- a CDS encoding ABC transporter permease subunit encodes MSPREKILRYVLMLVVLLITVGPFLWQLSTSLKGATENIYTATPSFIPAEPTLSNYVRVSETVPIWTFAQNSLFVAFVVVLGNAIGATLAGFALARLRFRGAKLIFALILATLILPGEVTIIAQYITIREMGLADTLIGVALPGTIGMLNILLMWAAFRAIPQELDDAAKVDGANVWQRLRHVGLPNVRGMLSVITIFAFIGAWDDFLWPLIVLTDPANYTLTVGLQYLNGAFSANPRVIAAGTMIAFIPIVIVFAVLQRFFFRGVEEGAIKG; translated from the coding sequence ATGTCACCCCGCGAGAAAATCCTCCGGTACGTCTTGATGCTCGTGGTGCTGCTGATCACCGTCGGCCCCTTCCTCTGGCAGCTCTCGACGTCGTTGAAGGGCGCGACGGAGAACATCTACACCGCGACCCCCAGCTTCATCCCGGCTGAACCGACCCTGTCCAACTACGTGCGGGTCAGCGAGACCGTCCCGATCTGGACGTTCGCCCAGAACTCGCTGTTCGTCGCCTTCGTCGTGGTGCTCGGCAACGCAATCGGGGCCACTCTGGCCGGCTTCGCTCTGGCACGATTGAGATTTCGCGGCGCCAAGCTGATCTTCGCGCTGATCCTCGCCACCCTGATCCTGCCTGGCGAGGTCACGATCATCGCGCAGTACATCACCATCCGGGAGATGGGCCTGGCAGACACGCTGATCGGAGTTGCGCTGCCCGGCACCATCGGGATGCTCAACATCTTGCTGATGTGGGCCGCCTTCCGGGCCATCCCGCAGGAGCTCGACGATGCCGCGAAGGTGGACGGCGCCAACGTCTGGCAACGGTTGCGCCATGTCGGCCTGCCCAACGTCCGCGGCATGCTCAGTGTCATCACGATCTTCGCGTTCATCGGTGCCTGGGACGACTTCCTGTGGCCACTGATCGTGCTGACCGACCCGGCCAACTACACCCTGACCGTGGGCCTTCAATACCTCAACGGTGCGTTCAGCGCCAACCCACGTGTCATCGCCGCGGGCACGATGATCGCGTTCATTCCGATCGTGATCGTCTTCGCGGTGTTACAGCGGTTCTTTTTCCGAGGAGTCGAAGAGGGAGCGATCAAAGGATGA
- a CDS encoding LacI family DNA-binding transcriptional regulator: MPQHTGDETVEPNAPARPTISDIARRAGVSKGAVSFALNGRPGVSADTRGRILRIAEELNWRPHRAARALSGARTDSVGLVFARPARTLGVEPFFAHLLSGLQAGLSAEGIALQLLIVEDTEAEIDVYHRWASEHRVDGLVLVDLKVDDPRIPAVEQLGLPAIILGGSGPHDSLSSVWADDHAAMTSIIDYLGALGHTRLAHIAGVSAFAHTQERVRALQEGTQRLALEHVQTVHTDFSDSEGASTTRRLLSGRPRPSAIIYDSDVMAVAGLGVAMEMGVSVPGELSIISFDDSVLTQLMHPALTALTRDTYALGIQVAEALMSVISDPHSRWHVQADTPSLVVRESTAPAA, from the coding sequence GTGCCTCAGCACACCGGAGATGAAACCGTGGAGCCGAATGCCCCGGCCCGGCCAACCATCAGCGACATCGCTCGCCGTGCAGGCGTGTCGAAAGGCGCGGTGTCGTTCGCGCTCAACGGGCGCCCTGGTGTCAGCGCCGACACCAGGGGCCGGATCCTGCGAATTGCCGAAGAGCTCAATTGGCGCCCGCACCGTGCCGCACGTGCCCTCAGCGGAGCGCGAACCGACTCGGTGGGACTCGTCTTTGCCCGCCCGGCGCGGACGCTGGGCGTCGAGCCCTTCTTCGCCCATCTGCTCTCCGGCCTGCAGGCCGGCTTGTCCGCTGAGGGCATCGCCTTACAACTGTTGATCGTCGAAGACACCGAGGCCGAGATCGACGTCTACCATCGCTGGGCATCCGAGCATCGGGTCGACGGACTCGTACTCGTGGACCTCAAGGTCGACGATCCACGCATCCCGGCCGTGGAACAGCTCGGTCTGCCGGCCATCATCCTGGGCGGATCCGGTCCCCACGACTCGTTGTCGAGTGTCTGGGCCGATGATCACGCGGCAATGACGTCGATCATCGACTACCTCGGGGCACTCGGCCACACCCGTCTCGCGCACATCGCGGGGGTCTCCGCGTTCGCGCACACCCAGGAGCGAGTCCGCGCCCTCCAAGAGGGGACGCAACGCTTGGCGCTGGAGCATGTGCAGACGGTGCACACCGATTTCAGCGATTCCGAGGGCGCATCCACCACCCGCCGTCTGCTGTCTGGGCGGCCCCGTCCCAGCGCGATCATCTACGACAGCGACGTCATGGCGGTCGCGGGCCTGGGCGTCGCCATGGAGATGGGCGTCTCGGTACCGGGAGAGCTGTCGATCATCTCGTTCGACGATTCAGTGCTGACCCAGCTGATGCACCCGGCACTCACCGCGCTGACCCGAGACACCTATGCCCTCGGCATTCAAGTGGCCGAGGCACTTATGTCGGTGATCTCCGATCCGCATTCCCGTTGGCACGTCCAGGCAGACACGCCAAGTCTCGTGGTCCGGGAAAGCACCGCACCAGCCGCTTGA
- a CDS encoding alpha-mannosidase gives MHHDRSLIENRIERVLRQRLRPAVHRTVAPLSVAAWHVNGGQGEPVDPPTALPGGPGAEGGVEYRPAGVGDRWGPAWGTSWFHLTGEVPADAAGRRVELVVDLGWEDHSPGFQAEGLVYRPDGSVVKGLNPRNSWVPIGDTATGGEQIDLYVEAAANPLIMDSDPFSPTDLGEKTTAGGEPLYRLNRIDICVFESDVWELVQDIEVLDGLMRELPEGEPRRWSIERALERALDVLDLQDIPGTADSAREELRDVLASPANASVHRISAVGHAHIDSAWLWPTRETVRKVARTSSNVVQLLDEYPEMVFAMSSAQQLEWIEQHRPEVFARVAEHIKDGRFVPVGGMWVESDTNMPGSEAMARQFVYGKRYFLEKFGVETEEVWLPDSFGYSPALPQLVRLSGSRWFLTQKISWNQRNPFPHHSFWWEGIDGTRVFTHFPPVDTYNSELSGRELAHAVRNFRDKGGASRSLVPFGWGDGGGGPTREMIARASRTADLEGSPRVTIEKPSAFFAAAEEEYADAPVWAGELYLELHRGTYTSQAKTKRGNRRSEHLLAEAELWCTTAAAQGLIEYPYDQLERIWKLVLLQQFHDILPGSSIAWVHREAAETYEQIATELTDVIVAAQRALAGDGDGTVVFNAAPHTRAGVPAFGALPQPPAPEPVKVEARDGGYVLDNGRLRVVIDARGLLTSVHDAEAAREVLAPGAAGNLLQVHPDFPNMWDAWDVDRFYRNTVVELTEADDVMLQPMGSDGIATVKVRRTFGDSHVTQLISLAPDVRRVDLGVDVDWHEREKFLKAAFPLDVHSRHASYETQFGHHERPTHENTSWEAMKFEVCAHRFVHVAEPGYGVALVNDSTYGHDVRREARTGGGTTTTLRLSLLRAPRFPDPETDQGRHLLRYALVPGAGIEDAVREGAAINLPERAVPGDQPVQPLVQVHSGTGVVTAVKLADDRSGDVVVRLYEASGGRSITQLQTSLPVTSVVETDLLERPVASSALRGTSDASAPELHLGPFQIVTLRFQLTGAE, from the coding sequence ATGCATCATGACCGCTCGCTGATCGAGAACCGGATCGAGCGCGTCCTCCGGCAGCGGCTGCGCCCTGCCGTGCACCGCACTGTCGCGCCGCTGTCCGTGGCGGCTTGGCACGTCAATGGAGGTCAGGGTGAGCCTGTCGACCCGCCCACCGCGCTGCCCGGTGGACCGGGTGCGGAAGGTGGTGTCGAGTACCGCCCGGCCGGCGTCGGTGATCGCTGGGGGCCGGCGTGGGGCACGTCGTGGTTCCACCTCACAGGCGAGGTGCCAGCGGATGCGGCCGGTCGGCGGGTGGAGCTCGTCGTCGACCTGGGATGGGAGGACCACTCGCCAGGATTCCAGGCCGAGGGGCTGGTGTATCGCCCGGACGGATCGGTGGTCAAGGGCCTCAACCCACGCAACAGCTGGGTACCGATCGGTGACACTGCAACCGGCGGCGAGCAGATCGATCTTTACGTCGAGGCGGCCGCGAACCCGCTGATCATGGATTCCGATCCTTTCAGCCCCACGGATCTGGGGGAGAAGACCACTGCGGGCGGCGAGCCGCTCTATCGGCTCAACCGGATCGACATCTGTGTATTCGAGAGCGACGTGTGGGAGCTCGTCCAGGACATCGAGGTCCTGGACGGGCTCATGCGGGAGCTGCCCGAAGGGGAGCCCCGACGTTGGTCGATCGAACGAGCGTTGGAACGTGCCCTGGACGTGCTGGATCTGCAGGACATTCCCGGCACGGCCGATTCTGCCCGGGAAGAGTTGCGCGATGTGCTCGCGAGTCCGGCGAACGCGAGCGTGCACCGGATTTCGGCGGTGGGTCACGCGCACATCGACTCCGCCTGGCTGTGGCCGACCCGCGAGACCGTCCGCAAGGTGGCGCGGACCAGCTCCAACGTCGTGCAATTGCTCGACGAGTATCCGGAGATGGTCTTCGCGATGTCTTCGGCTCAGCAATTGGAATGGATCGAGCAGCATCGCCCTGAGGTGTTCGCGCGAGTGGCCGAACACATCAAGGATGGACGGTTCGTCCCGGTCGGTGGCATGTGGGTGGAGTCGGACACCAACATGCCCGGTTCTGAGGCGATGGCCCGTCAGTTCGTCTACGGCAAGCGGTACTTCCTGGAGAAATTCGGCGTCGAGACGGAGGAAGTGTGGCTGCCGGACTCGTTCGGCTATTCGCCTGCCCTGCCGCAATTGGTCCGGCTCTCCGGTTCGCGCTGGTTCCTCACCCAGAAGATCTCCTGGAACCAGCGCAATCCGTTCCCACATCACAGCTTCTGGTGGGAAGGGATCGACGGCACCAGGGTGTTTACTCACTTCCCGCCGGTGGACACCTACAACTCGGAGCTGTCCGGGCGGGAACTGGCCCATGCGGTGCGCAACTTCCGCGACAAGGGTGGCGCTTCCAGGTCGCTCGTGCCTTTCGGATGGGGCGACGGTGGTGGCGGTCCCACCCGCGAGATGATCGCCCGGGCGAGCCGGACGGCAGACCTGGAAGGCTCGCCACGCGTGACAATCGAGAAGCCGTCCGCGTTCTTCGCCGCGGCCGAGGAAGAATACGCCGATGCACCGGTCTGGGCAGGCGAGCTGTACCTCGAGCTGCACCGGGGCACCTACACGTCGCAGGCGAAGACCAAACGGGGCAACCGGCGCAGTGAGCACTTGCTGGCCGAAGCCGAGCTCTGGTGCACCACAGCGGCTGCCCAAGGGTTGATCGAGTATCCGTACGACCAGTTGGAACGGATCTGGAAGCTCGTTTTGCTTCAGCAGTTCCACGACATCCTGCCCGGCTCTTCCATTGCCTGGGTGCACCGCGAGGCCGCTGAGACCTACGAGCAGATCGCGACAGAACTCACCGACGTTATCGTCGCCGCGCAGCGTGCCCTGGCCGGGGACGGCGACGGCACGGTGGTCTTCAACGCCGCGCCCCACACACGCGCCGGTGTGCCTGCGTTCGGGGCGTTGCCGCAGCCCCCGGCACCGGAACCGGTCAAGGTCGAAGCCCGCGACGGAGGGTACGTTCTGGACAACGGCCGCCTGCGGGTGGTGATCGACGCGCGCGGCTTGTTGACCTCCGTGCACGACGCCGAGGCTGCCCGTGAGGTGCTGGCTCCCGGGGCCGCCGGGAACCTGCTTCAGGTGCATCCGGACTTCCCGAATATGTGGGATGCGTGGGACGTCGACCGGTTCTATCGCAATACCGTTGTCGAGCTCACCGAGGCCGACGACGTCATGTTGCAGCCGATGGGTTCGGACGGGATAGCGACCGTCAAGGTCAGGCGGACATTCGGTGACTCACACGTGACGCAGTTGATCAGCCTTGCGCCGGACGTGCGCAGAGTTGATCTGGGCGTCGATGTCGACTGGCACGAGCGCGAGAAATTCCTCAAGGCCGCGTTCCCGCTCGATGTGCACAGCCGGCACGCTTCGTACGAGACCCAGTTCGGCCACCATGAGCGACCGACGCACGAGAACACGTCGTGGGAAGCGATGAAGTTCGAAGTGTGCGCCCATCGCTTCGTCCATGTGGCAGAGCCCGGGTACGGCGTCGCGCTGGTCAACGATTCCACGTATGGGCACGACGTCCGTCGCGAAGCACGGACCGGCGGCGGTACCACCACGACGCTGCGACTCTCCTTGCTGCGCGCTCCTCGATTCCCAGATCCGGAGACCGACCAGGGCCGGCACCTGCTCCGATACGCACTGGTTCCAGGAGCCGGCATCGAGGACGCGGTCCGCGAGGGCGCCGCCATCAACCTGCCCGAACGTGCTGTTCCCGGCGACCAGCCGGTGCAGCCACTCGTGCAGGTCCACTCCGGCACGGGTGTCGTGACGGCGGTCAAACTCGCCGATGATCGTTCAGGGGACGTCGTCGTCCGCCTCTATGAAGCGTCAGGCGGGCGGTCCATCACACAGCTGCAGACCAGCCTTCCGGTCACGTCGGTGGTGGAGACTGACCTGCTCGAGCGGCCGGTGGCATCTTCGGCTCTACGGGGTACGAGCGACGCGAGCGCTCCTGAGCTGCACCTGGGACCGTTCCAGATCGTGACGTTGCGCTTCCAGTTAACAGGTGCCGAATGA
- a CDS encoding ABC transporter permease subunit — protein sequence MRQQRWFAPLLLVAPAVVWLALFNIWPSINTVVLAFTDAKPLGGGSFIGTANFERLASDDQLVYALINSIVYMLVCLPLLTVLPLLLALLVEKKLPGITFFRTAFYTPVIASAVVVALIWNWLLDDRGAINAIAQSLGFLSGPLPFLTDRWLLLFSAISLTVWKGLGYYMIIYLSALGNVSRELHEAAAVDGAGVFRRFMAVTVPGVRNTMLLIMVLITVSALRVFSELFILTNGTGGPGGRVMSVVMLIQMYSRGFTGDLGYASALSILLFVITVGPMLVLARMNRRSS from the coding sequence ATCCGGCAGCAGCGGTGGTTCGCGCCGTTGCTGCTGGTGGCCCCCGCCGTGGTGTGGCTGGCACTGTTCAACATCTGGCCATCGATCAACACCGTTGTGCTGGCGTTCACCGACGCCAAACCGCTCGGCGGCGGCTCGTTCATCGGTACAGCGAACTTCGAACGGCTGGCCAGCGACGACCAACTCGTCTATGCGCTGATCAACAGCATCGTCTACATGCTGGTGTGCCTGCCGCTGCTGACAGTGTTGCCGTTGCTGCTGGCCCTGCTCGTGGAGAAGAAGCTGCCGGGCATCACCTTCTTCCGCACCGCCTTCTACACGCCGGTGATCGCCTCGGCGGTCGTGGTCGCGCTGATCTGGAACTGGCTGCTCGACGACCGCGGCGCGATCAATGCAATCGCCCAGTCGCTCGGCTTTCTCAGCGGCCCGCTTCCCTTCCTGACCGACCGCTGGCTGCTGTTGTTCAGCGCGATCAGCCTCACGGTGTGGAAGGGCCTCGGCTACTACATGATCATCTACTTATCGGCGCTGGGTAACGTCAGCAGGGAATTGCATGAGGCGGCGGCCGTGGACGGCGCGGGTGTGTTCCGGCGGTTCATGGCCGTCACCGTGCCGGGCGTGCGCAACACGATGCTTCTGATCATGGTGTTGATCACCGTCTCCGCCCTGCGTGTCTTCTCGGAGCTGTTCATTCTCACCAACGGCACGGGCGGACCGGGCGGTCGGGTGATGAGCGTGGTGATGCTGATCCAGATGTATAGCCGGGGATTCACCGGAGATCTTGGCTACGCGTCCGCGCTGAGCATCCTGCTCTTCGTCATCACCGTCGGCCCGATGCTGGTACTGGCCCGCATGAACCGGAGGTCGTCGTGA
- a CDS encoding WXG100 family type VII secretion target yields MSVGGELETLRDLHSTFVAKADDADGIKTAVTNSLDSAVWDGANATKFREAWDDYKKNLDTLRDALEDAAEDVKINHNNLAQATGEDDRI; encoded by the coding sequence ATGTCCGTAGGTGGCGAGCTCGAAACACTGCGGGACCTGCACAGTACTTTTGTCGCGAAGGCGGACGACGCCGACGGCATCAAGACTGCGGTCACCAACTCGCTGGACAGCGCCGTGTGGGACGGTGCCAACGCGACCAAGTTCAGGGAAGCCTGGGACGACTACAAGAAGAACCTCGACACGCTGCGTGATGCGCTTGAGGATGCAGCCGAGGACGTGAAGATCAACCACAACAACCTCGCGCAGGCAACCGGCGAGGACGACCGCATCTGA